One genomic window of Camelina sativa cultivar DH55 chromosome 5, Cs, whole genome shotgun sequence includes the following:
- the LOC104785039 gene encoding transcription factor bHLH129-like, with translation MYPPNSSKSSGPDGVDADINQYDSAAGATRDFSSLGSQTSHHPLPPPRQQHHNPNVVGHYISGEPSSVGFDSGASSSSLFRHRSSPAGFYDQHLPTDPNGFSLGRPNGGYGGGGGGGGERGPSRLKSELRFSGGSSSHQEHNSLPRISEVEAAAAAINGVASSSMNFGNDHTNNWDNSSSHISFTIDQPGKRSKNSDFFTLETQFSMPQTSLEMARMENLMNIPEDSVPCRVRAKRGFATHPRSIAERERRTRISGKLKKLQELVPNMDKQTSYADMLDLAVEHIKGLQHQVESLEKGMERCTCGACKKR, from the exons ATGTACCCTCCTAATTCCTCTAAGTCCTCCGGTCCAGACGGTGTCGACGCCGATATCAACCAATATGACTCAGCCGCTGGAGCCACCCGTGATTTCTCCTCTCTTGGCTCTCAAACGTCCCACCATCCTCTGCCTCCGCCGCGGCAGCAGCATCACAATCCCAACGTCGTTGGACATTACATCTCAGGCGAACCATCTTCCGTCGGATTTGATTccggagcttcttcttcttctttgttccgACACAGAAGCTCTCCGGCTGGATTCTACGACCAACATCTTCCCACTGATCCCAACg GTTTTTCTCTAGGACGGCCGAACGGAGGATAcggcggcggtggaggaggaggaggagagagagggCCGTCGAGGTTGAAGTCGGAGCTAAGATTCTCCGGCGGGAGTAGTAGTCATCAAGAACATAATTCCCTACCGCGAATCTCGGAAGTTGAAGCGGCTGCGGCGGCTATAAACGGTGTCGCATCGAGTAGTATGAATTTTGGAAATGATCATACTAACAACTGGGATAACTCGTCTTCTCATATCAGTTTCACCATTGATCAACCCGGAAAAAGGTCCAAGAACTCCGACTTTTTCACCTTAGAAACTCAG TTTAGCATGCCGCAAACATCTCTGGAAATGGCGAGAATGGAGAACTTGATGAATATCCCAGAGGACTCGGTGCCTTGTAGGGTTAGGGCCAAGCGCGGCTTTGCGACTCACCCGCGTAGCATCGCTGAAAGG gagagaagaacaagaataaGCGGGAAGCTAAAGAAACTACAAGAACTGGTGCCCAATATGGATAAA CAAACGAGCTACGCAGACATGTTGGATTTGGCTGTTGAACATATCAAAGGTCTTCAGCACCAAGTAGAG TCACTGGAAAAGGGAATGGAGAGATGTACTTGTGGGGCATGCAAGAAGCGATGA
- the LOC104785042 gene encoding pirin-like protein 2 produces MRAAAINRAKTLGGLFSFRFTNIRSMSSSSQDFVSRPVIKKVFAKLQKEGDGAVVRRGISRSEQKLLDPFLMLDEFSVSPPAGFPDHPHRGFETVTYVLEGGITHQDFKGHKGTIYAGDVQWMTAGRGIIHSEMPEEEINKGLQLWINLSSNEKMIEPNYQELSHSDIPRAEANGVEVKVIAGESMGIQSPVYTRTPTMFLDFTLQPGAHIHQNVPESWNAFAYVLESGEGGCVFGSGSSNASPVSAHNVVVFGPGNDGVSAWNKSSSKILRFVLIAGEPIGEPVVQYGPFVMNTQAEIDMTIEDYHYGKNGFEMAKHWRSQ; encoded by the exons ATGAGAGCTGCTGCTATAAACAGAGCAAAAACGCTTGGAGGTTTGTTTTCATTTAGGTTTACCAACATCAgatcaatgtcttcttcttcccaagaTTTCGTGTCAAGACCTGTCATCAAGAAAGTCTTCGCTAAGCTTCAGAAAGAAGGCGATGGAGCCGTCGTTAGACGCGGCATTTCCAG GAGTGAGCAAAAGTTGTTGGATCCGTTCTTGATGCTAGATGAATTCTCCG TTTCGCCTCCAGCTGGATTCCCTGATCATCCTCATAGAG GTTTTGAAACTGTTACATACGTACTAGag ggAGGAATCACTCATCAAGACTTCAAAGGCCATAAGGGTACAATTTATGCTGGTGATGTTCAG TGGATGACTGCAGGAAGAGGAATCATTCATTCTGAAATGCctgaagaagaaataaacaaagGTTTACAACTTTGGATCAATCTTTCCTCCAATGAGAAAAT GATAGAACCAAACTACCAAGAACTGTCGCATTCAGACATACCAAGAGCTGAAGCAAACGGTGTTGAAGTCAAAGTCATAGCAGGAGAATCAATGGGAATCCAATCCCCTGTTTACACGAGAACACCTACTATGTTTCTTGATTTTACTCTCCAACCAGGAGCTCACATCCACCAGAACGTTCCTGAATCATGGAACGCGTTTGCTTACGTTCTAGAAAGCGGTGAAGGTGGCTGCGTTTTCGGGTCCGGGTCCTCTAACGCTTCTCCTGTTTCGGCACACAACGTTGTGGTTTTCGGACCAGGGAATGATGGTGTTAGCGCGTGGAACAAGTCATCTTCGAAGATATTGAGGTTTGTGTTGATAGCTGGAGAACCGATTGGTGAACCGGTGGTTCAGTACGGTCCGTTCGTGATGAATACTCAAGCTGAGATTGATATGACCATTGAAGATTATCATTATGGTAAAAATGGTTTCGAGATGGCTAAGCATTGGAGGTCACAATAA
- the LOC104785041 gene encoding ras-related protein RABA5c gives MSDDDERGEEYLFKIVIIGDSAVGKSNLLTRYARNEFNPNSKATIGVEFQTQSMVIDGKEVKAQIWDTAGQERFRAVTSAYYRGAVGALVVYDITRSSTFENVGRWLDELNTHSDTTVAKMLIGNKCDLESIRAVSVEEGKSLAESEGLFFMETSALDSTNVKTAFEMVIREIYSNMSRKQLNSDSYKEELSSNRVSLVKNDNEGTKTFSCCSR, from the exons atgtcaGACGACGACGAGAGAGGTGAAGAGTACCTCTTCAAGATTGTTATCATCGGTGATTCCGCCGTCGGCAAATCAAATCTCCTAACCCGCTACGCCCGCAACGAGTTCAATCCCAATTCCAAAGCAACCATCGGCGTCGAGTTCCAGACTCAGAGCATGGTCATCGACGGCAAAGAGGTCAAAGCTCAGATTTGGGATACCGCCGGTCAAGAACGCTTCCGCGCTGTTACTTCTGCTTATTACCGTGGCGCCGTCGGTGCTCTCGTCGTCTATGATATCACTCGCAGCTCCACTTTCGAAAACGTCGGTCGCTGGCTCGATGAACTCAACA CTCATTCAGATACAACAGTAGCAAAAATGCTTATTGGAAACAAGTGTGATCTCGAGAGTATAAGAGCTGTGAGTGTTGAGGAAGGCAAAAGTCTTGCGGAGTCTGAAGGTTTGTTTTTCATGGAGACATCTGCGTTGGACTCAACCAATGTGAAGACGGCTTTCGAGATGGTTATTCGTGAGATCTATAGCAATATGAGTCGAAAGCAACTGAACTCTGATTCTTACAAAGAGGAACTATCTTCGAATCGTGTTAGTTTGGTCAAGAACGATAACGAAGGGACAAAGACTTTCTCTTGCTGTTCGAGGTAA
- the LOC104788799 gene encoding extensin-2-like codes for MATPAWSHAKAQWVVAMLALLVGSAMATEPYYYSSPPPPYEYKSPPIPVKSPPPPYEYKSPPPPVKSPPPPYYYHSPPPPVKSPPPPYYYHSPPPPVKSPPPPYYYHSPPPPVKSPPPPYYYHSPPPPVKSPPPPYYYHSPESLSLN; via the exons ATGGCGACTCCGGCATGGAGCCATGCCAAGGCTCAATGGGTAGTCGCCATGTTGGCGTTACTCGTTGGCTCGGCTATGGCTACCGAACCTTATTACTATAGCTCTCCTCCGCCACCTTACGAGTACAAATCTCCACCGATTCCGGTTAAATCTCCGCCACCTCCTTATGAATACAAATCTCCTCCCCCACCGGtcaaatctcctcctcctccttattACTATCATTCACCGCCCCCGCCGGttaagtctcctcctcctccttattACTATCATTCACCGCCGCCGCCGGttaagtctcctcctcctccttattACTATCATTCACCGCCCCCGCCGGtcaagtctcctcctcctccttattACTATCATTCACCGCCCCCGCCGGtcaagtctcctcctcctccttattACTATCATTCACC AGAATCACTTTCACTCAACTAA